A stretch of DNA from Methanoplanus endosymbiosus:
TCATTTTCATCTCTCCTTTAAGGCTTCAGTTTTCTCATCTGCCATGATACTGCTGACAGTTGCAACATCTTTGTCCCCCCTTCCGGAGAGGCAGATAACCACAATATCGTCCCTGTCAAAACGGTCTGCATTATTTATCGCATATGCGATGGCATGGGCAGATTCAAGGGCAGGAATTATTCCCTCTTTAACCGAGAGGTACCTGAAAGCGTTAATGACCTCGTCATCGTACGCAATGCCGTATGACACCCTCCCCGAATCGTTGAGCATTGAATGCTCAGGTCCGACACCGGGATAGTCAAGGCCGGCGGATATGCTGTGGGTTGTTCCAATCTGTCCGCATTCGTCCTGAATCAGATACGAGAGTGCACCGTGCAGAACTCCGGGTCTGCCAAACCTTACAGATGCACCGTTGTCACCCGGAGCATCGCCCCGGCCGCCGGCCTCAACGCCTGTAAGCCTGACATCGTTCTTTAAAAACGGATGAAATAGGCCTATTGCATTTGAACCGCCGCCTACGCAGGCGATCGCCTCATCGGGCAGTCTGCCCTCCGCTTTCAGGATCTGCTCCTTTGTCTCCGTCCCTATTACAGACTGAAAGTCCCTGACAATCTCCGGGAATGGGTGAGGACCGACAACCGATCCTATCAGGTAATGGGTATCTGCCGAACTTGCGGCGTACTCTCTCAGTGCTTCGTTTGTTGCATCCTTAAGCGTAGCCGTGCCGCTCTCTACCGGATGAACCTTCGCTCCCATAAGCTCCATCCTGAATACATTGAGCTTCTGCCTTTCGCAGTCTGTGCTGCCCATATACACCTCGACAGGAAGGCCTGTCACAGCACCTGCAATCGCGGTTGCAACCCCGTGCTGTCCGGCACCAGTCTCTGCAATGAGGCGTTTTTTGCCCATATGCTTTGCAAGGATGGCCTGCCCTAGGGTGTTGTTCAGCTTATGGGCACCGCCGTGCATCAGGTCCTCTCTCTTAAGGTAGATTCTGCACCCAAGGTCCTCTGACATATTCCGGCAGAATGTAAGAGGTGTCTCTCTTCCGGCATACTCTTTCAGGTAAAAGTCAAGCTCCCGCCTGAAGCTCTCCTCACCGCATATTGCCTGGTATGACTTTTCAAGTTCATAGAGTGCCTCCATCAGGGTCTCCGGGACAAACCTGCCGCCATAACTTCCGTAATATCCTGCTTTTGCCATATTATGCCTCCCTGCATATTCTGATAAATTCACTCATCTTTTTTCTGTCCTTTATCCCCGGACTTTTTTCAACCCCTGATGAGACATCAACACCATAGGGATTCATCATCCTGACAGCCTCACCGACATTCTCCGGAGAGAGTCCCCCTGCAAGAAATACAGGCTTCTCTGTCCGGTTTATAAATCCGGATGCAAAATTCCGGTCAAAAACCATGCCCTTTCCCATACTTCCGTCAATGATGAAGGCATCACAGTCACCTGATAGTTCTTTCATTCCGGGTTTTACTGCCCGGATTATTCTGACCGGAGGTCTCTTTCTGAATTCAAACGGATGGGTAATCTGCACAGCGTCCGGTCTTTGTGCCATCATCAGCTCAAGTTCGGGATAGGACTTTGTGTTTGTCACAAGAATTTTTTCTGTTGTGGGTTTAAGGGCGGAAAAAATCTCCCTTGCACGTTTCAGGGTGACATTTCTCTGTGACTCTGAACAGACTACGACACCTATAGCATCGGCACCAAGTGATTCTGCGATGACGGCATCTCTGACTGTTGTAATTCCGCATATTTTTATACGCATACAAAACCCTCCACCGCTTCTCTCCTGTTTTTGGCTTTCATAAGTGAGCTTCCTATCAGGAACCCGTTACAGTATCCCTTCATTGCTGCAAGATCTTTGGGAAAGTTATACCCGCTCTCTGAAATTATAACGGCTTCTTCGTATTCATCTCTGATATATGCCGAGAGTTCAGCAGTCTTATTGAGGTTAATTTTCATGTCTGTTAGATCACGGTTGTTGATGCCGATAATTTCTGCACCGCAGGAGATGGCAAGATCTGCCTCTTCTTCTGTTCTGACTTCTATAAGGCTCTCAAGTGAGAGGGCTGATGCAGTCTCCTTAAATTCCGGAAGCTTCCCGCCCAGAATTTTAGCTATGAGAAGCACTGCATCCGCTCCGATAATCTTTGTCTCATACAGCTGTTTTTCATCTACAATGAAATCTTTTCTGAGCAGAGGCACTGTGGAAATCCTGGAAATTTCTGTCAGGTACTCCTTCTTTCCTCCGAAAAATTTCTCATCTGTAAGAACCGAAATTGCAGTACATCCGCCCCTGATGTATTCGTCTGCAATATCCTTTTGATCTGAGGAGGGTGCAATTTCTCCTCCTGATGGTGACCGGAATTTTATCTCGGCTATCACTGCATTTCTATTCTGATTTAGTACTGCACCTGAGAGGCTCTTTACTTTATAATCCGGCATCATGAATTCGTACGGCATATCTATTCCGGCTGCCTCTGCCTCTTTAAGACGGACGATCTCACTTAAAAATCCGTTTATATCTGTATTCATAATAATTCCTCTCCGCCTGTGGCTTTTATGAGTCTGCTCAGCTTTTCAGCCGCATTTCCGGAGTCGATACTCATCTCCGCCATCCCTATTCCGTCATGGATGCTTCCGGCATTCCCGCTTATATATATCGCAGCAGCCGAATTCATCAGTACAATATCCCGGCAGGCACTCCTCCTTCCATTCAGGATATCCCTGATAATTTCTGCATTGCGGCCCGCATCCCCGCCTGAAATATCGGATAGTTCTGCTCTTTGGATTCCGAACTCCTCAGGGGTCAGGTAAAATGTTTCAGTCTCTCCTCTACCCCTAAACATCGAAATCTTTGTCTCTCCTGTTGTTGTTATTTCGTCAAGCCCGCAGCCATGCACAACCATTGCATTCCTGACACCCATAATCCGGAGCACATCTGCAATTGTCTCTGTAAGCTCCGGATCGTATATACCTAAAAGGCGTGCATCTGCCGATGCAGGGTTTGAAACCGGGCCTAATATATTGAAGAAACTCCGGATGCCAATCTCTTCCCTGGCTCTTCCTGCATATCTCATCGCGGGGTGGTGATTCTTTGCATAGAGAAAGCCTATCCCGTTCTCTTCAATGGATAATTTCACCGCATCCGGGGCAGCATCAATATTAACCCCAAGTTCTTCGAGAACGTCTGCTGAACCGCATCTGCTGCTCACACTCCTGTTGCCGTGTTTTACAACCGGAATTCCTGCACCGGCAGTGACTATTGCCGAGGCTGTGCTGATATTGAAGGTATTTAATCCGTCCCCGCCTGTTCCGCATGTGTCAACGAGCATACCGGAAACTTCCGGCCTTACCTGTACTGAAGCCCTCATCATAGCAGATGCAAAGGCTGCAATCTCGCCGGAAGTTGTTCCTTTTGTCATCATTGCGGCTATAAATGCACCAATCTGGGCATCGGTTGTTCTTCCGGAGATGATTGCATCCATGGCGGATTCTGCCTCAGTTACTGTAAGTGTCTCTCTGTTTACGGCTTTAAAGAGTGATTCGGTTATCATTGCCTCACCCCATATCTGAGGAAGTTCTCTATAAGGCGGTCGCCGTCCTCTGTAAGTATACTCTCAGGGTGAAACTGCACCCCTTCTATGGGATAATTCCGGTGGCGGACTCCCATTATGCACCTGTCATCAGCTGAGAGAGCGGTGACTCTGAGGCAGTCGGGAAGTGAAGTCTTCTCAGCAGCAAGTGAGTGGTATCTCGTTGCTGAAAAGCCGTTTTTCATTCCTTCAAATATGCTCTCCCCGTCATGGTTAATTCCGGATACTTTGCCGTGATATGGGGTTGTTCTTAAAACCCTGCCCCCGAATATGGTACATATTGCCTGATGTCCGAGGCATATGCCGAGTGTCGGAACTGTCTTTGAGATATTATTCAGTGCTTTTAGGCAGAGTCCGGATTTCTCCGGGGTTCCGGGTCCCGGTGAGAGGACAATTCTGTCATAATTATCATTTAATATGGTGTCCTCAGGCTCATCGTTTTTCACAACCGTAATTTCGCATCCGGATTTTCCTATCTGCTGGCAGAGATTGTATGTGAAACTGTCATAGCAGTCGATTACCAGGACTTTCATGCTGATTTCACCTCATCTGCAAGGGTTATTGCCTTTGCAACCGCAAGGGCTTTCTTTTCAGCCTCCATATATTCCGCTTTAGGGTCAGAGTCTGCAACAATTCCTGCTCCTGCCTGAAATGTCAGACTGCCCTCTTCAAGAAGGAGCGTCCGGATAGCAATAGCAAAGTCAGTTCTGCCGTTAAATCCGATATGGCCGACAGCACCGCCGTAAAGACCTCTTCTCTCAGATTCAAGTTCATCTATTATCTGCATGGCACGGACTTTTGGTGCACCTGTCAGAGTTCCGGCGGGGAAGACAGATTTAAATGCATCTGCGGCGTTAAGGCCGTTCTTTAGTTCTCCGGATACTGTTGATACGATATGCTGGACATGGGAGAATTTCTCAATCTTCATGAAATCATCGACACTGACTGAGCCGTACCTGCTGATTCTGCCTATATCATTTCTCGCAAGATCGACAAGCATCAGATGTTCTGCACGCTCTTTTTCATCGGACAGGAGTTCATTTTCAAGGATTTTATCCTCTTTTGGGTTTTTTCCCCTTATTCCGGTACCTGCAATAGGAACGGTTGTAACCCGGTTATCCTCAACCTTTACAAGCATCTCAGGACTTGAACCGATTACCTGCCGGTCACCATAATCTATGTAATACATATAAGGGCCGGGGTTTATTCTCCTCAGTGCCGAGTATATTGAGAACGGGTCGCCTTCGTACCGGCAGCTGTTCTTCTTGGATATAACTCCCTGAAAGATATCACCTGCAAAGATGTACTCTTTTGTCTTTCTGACAAGATCTTCAAATTCTTCCTTTGGTATGTTCTCGGAGTAATTAACATCCGGAATTATCTCTTTATCAGGATCTCTTTTCTTATCGCTGCTCTTCCTGTCAGTTATATCACCAGGTTTTATGACTTCGTTATCTGCATGACTGTAAATCCGGTTATAAATTTCCTGAACTCTTAAGCCTGCCTCTTTGGTTGCTGTTTCTGCATCAGTATTCTCTGCTGCAAGTGAAAGACTGAAGATATACAGGTCTTCTGCCGGGTGATCAAAGAGAATGTACTCTGATGTCATTATGAAATCAGCAAGCGGTGAATTCAGGTCGGTTTTATCAGTGCTTACTGTCTCAAATAGTGAATATACGAGATCATATGAGAAATATCCTGTAAGGCCACCCTGGTATCCGGGTATCTCTTCGCCCCGGTAATCAAAGAAATCCATTATCTGATGGATTCCGGCTACGGGTTCCGGCTCTGGGACAGTTATTATCTCAAAATTATCCGGAATACTGCATCTGTTATCTCTGCCTTCGTCTGCCTCTGTGCTGTCAGAACTTTTGGATATAATTCTGCCTGAAAAAAGCGGCATAAGTGCATCTGTATATTTTTTATCTCCGGAAATTACCATTCTGTTGCAGTTTTCTGCTTTTACTCTTAATACCGGATTTAATCCTATCAGTGAGTACTTCGCTTTTTTCTCCTCTCCACAGGCAGATTCGAGCATAAACGGAGCTGAATCCTTAAATGTCCTGAATATCTCTTCAGGGGAATAACAGTTGGCTTTTTTCCCTGTCAATTTCAGGCTGACCGGAATTATCTGAGGTTTTTTAATCTCTTTTCCGTGTTTATCTTTATTTTTAGTTATGCTGGCAGTAACCATTCCACCGGCATCACCTCACGTTTAATTGATGTCATCTCTGTACAATTATGTTCGCCGTTGTACATATTTATATGTTTTGTTGATGGCGGGAATAACCTGTAATGTGATTACTCTGAATATGTGAACGCCGTAGGTGCTGTTGTGTAATGTGAATACTGCTGATGCTATAGAAATGATGGCTGCTCCGGGCGCTGTGTATATATTTACCAAAGATTCAGCCACCATCACTCATATTAAGAGGTTATTTATAATATTGTGGAAAATTTATGTTATGCAGGATTTTAAATCGTGGACTGATGCAGGCCTTGCAGAGAGGCTGAATTCAAAAATTCCGGCAGTGATTCTGGCATCACTGCTTCTGTTATTGTTCATTCCGGGCACTGTCTCGGCATGCACCATCTTTGGTATAACGCCCGGTGCATCTGAGGACGGCTCGGTGTACGCCGGACATACCAACGATGGTGTCGGGAAAGACTGGAGAAATATTGATGATGTAACCTTAACCTACATCCCCCCGGCTGATCATAAACCCGGCGATAAAAGGCCGGTATTCTTCGATCCAAACAGCGGTTCCGATGCTGCCGGAGGAAAGGAAAGTCCGGATAAGATGACCGTTATTGGCTATATTGATCAGGTGCCGCATACCTATGGCTATTACACCAGTTCCTATGGAATGATCAATGAGAAGAATCTCATGAGCGCTGAATGCACCGACTATGCAAAGTTTGAACCGAATGCAGAGGAAGGGAAGAGAATTTTTTATTCGTCAGGACTTTCAAATGTAGCACTTGAACGATGCACAAATGCAAGGGACGCTGTTCTGCTTGTTGGTGAGCTGATTGACAATTACGGCTACTATGGAACGGGTGAGACTCTCATCTTTGCTGATAGTGAGGAGGTATGGGTAATTGAGATGTGCGGAAATCCGGTAGATGAAACAGGCGGACTGTGGGTTGCAAAGAAGGTTCCAAATGGTGAAATCTTTGTTGCAGGAAATGAGTTCCGGATCCGTGAGGTGGAAACAGGCACTTCTGATATGTACTACTCTGAAAATCTCTTTAAGGCTGCAGAAAAAGCCGGCTGGTGGTCACCCGCAGACGGTACTCTTGACTGGCTCTCTACTGTGAGCTATGGTGAATATGCACACCCTTACTACTCTTTAATGAGAGTATGGAGGCTTGAGGACAAACTTGCACCGTCACTGAACCTCAGTCCTTATGTGGAGAATTCATATACGAAGGCGTATCCGTTCTCGGTGAAGCCCGATGAAAAGGTTGACTTTGAGACTGCACTTAATATGTTTCGGGACCACTATGAGGGAACAGAGTTCGATCTAAGGGATGGAAAAGCATCAGGGCCGTTTGAGAACCCCTACCGTTATCTCGGACCGATGGATGCACACACCAACTTCCAGAATGAATCATATCTGGATGTCCGTGCCGGTGCAAACGTAAGACCGATATCGGCAATATTCTGTGCATACAGCTATGTCGCACAGGTACGGTCCGGGCTTCCGGATGAGACCGCCGGAGTGCTCTGGTTCGGTCCGGCAGTTGCGTATGAGACGGTATATGCTCCGTTTTATGCAAACTCTGAATCTGTTTCAGATCGCTATTCAAAGGGAAGCCGCCTGAAGTACAATTATAACACGGCATACTGGACCTTTGATCTGCTCACAAACTGGGCAATGCTGAAGTATGATGCTATGATTGATGACATTCAGACTGAACAGAAGAAGCTTGAAACAGAGTCATATGATCTGCTGATGGATACTGACAAAAAAGCAGGTGAATGCCTCTCTGCCGGAGATGAGGCCGGTGCAAAGGCTCTCATGACAAATTTCACGCTTGGAAGGGGTGATGAGATAATTAATGACTGGAAGGCACTCACCGCAACTCTTATTGTTAAGTATTCAAACGGACTTGTGACAGATCCGGTTACTGAGGAAGTTACTGAGGGTGGTTATCCTGACTGGTGGTATGATGATACAGATTACCAGTATGGTCCAAGGGTCTATCAGCTTGATGAGTTAAGAAATACTCCGGGGTTAAACTATACAGGAAAGATTGTTTCTGTGTCAAAGGATGCCTCATTTGAGGAGATTAAAGAAGTAATTCAGTAATGGTGTCAGGATTGAAAATCATCCTGTCTGCTTAGGAGATCCTGATCTCCGTTTTAACCGGAGATTGACAGTATAATTTATACCCCAGGAAACAAAATTCATTTTTATGCAGGATTTTAAAGGTGCAGGGAAGCTGAAGGCATTAATTCCGGCTGCACTTATGGTGTCATTGCTGATACTAATATTTATTCCGGGAATTGTTTCGGCGTGTACTATCATTGGTATAACTCCGGGTGCATCTGAGGACGGTTCGGTGTATGCCGGACATACTAATGATGGCATCGGAAAAGACTGGAGGAATATTTATGATGTAGTGGTAACCTACATTCCGCCGGCAGATCATAAATCCGGTTCAGAAAGGCCGGTATTCTTTGCACCAAACAGTGGTTCCGATGCTGTTGACGGAGGAAGAAAGGACAATCTGACAAAGATGACAGTGCTTGGATACATCGATGAGGTGCCGCATACCTATGGCTATTACACCAGTTCATATGGTATGATTAATGAGAAGAACCTCATGAGTGCGGAGTGCACTGACCATGTAAAATATGAGCCCGATGCAGAGATCAATAAGAGAATATTTTACTCCTCTGATCTCTCAAATGTAGCACTTGAGCGCTGCACCAATGCAAGGGATGCAGTGCTTCTTGTTGGTGATCTTATTGACAGTTATGGCTATTATGGCACTGGAGAAACTCTTCTCTTTGCCGACAGTAAGGAGGTCTGGGTCATTGAGATGTGCGGAAATCCTGTGGGGGATACAGGTGGACTATGGGTTGCAAAGAAAGTTACAGATGGAGAGATCTTCATAGCCGGAAATGAGTTCAGGATCCGTGAAGTGAAATCGGGAACGCCCGATATGTATTACTCAGAAAACCTCTTTGATGCTACAAAGGAGGCAGGGTGGTGGGATCCTTCAGAGGGCACTTTTGACTGGCTTAAAGCCGTAAGTTACGGAGAATATGCCCATCCGTATTATTCACTTATGAGGGTATGGCGGCTTACAGATAAACTTGCACCATCACTGAACCTGAGTCCCTATGTTGAAAATTCATATACGAAAGCTTATCCATTCTCCTTTAAGCCTGATGAAAAGGTGGACTTTGAAACTGCCCTGAATATATTCAGAGACCACTACGAAGGAACGGAATTTGACCTTACCAAAGGGAAAGCCGCAGGGCCGTTTGGCAACCCCTACCGGTATGTTGGCCCGGTGGATTCCCATAGGGCTTTCCAGAATGAAACATCAATGGAAATACGCCCCGGTGCAAATGTAAGGCCTGTATCTGCAATATTCTGTTCTTTTAGTTATATTGCCCAGATCAGAACCAACCTTCCGGATGAGACTGCCGGAATTCTCTGGTTTGGTCCGGCTGTCCCCTCTGAGACTGTTTATGCACCGATATATGCAAATTCGGGCAATGTTTCACCTTCATACTCAGAAGGCAGTCGTATGAATTATAATTATGATATGGCATACTGGACCTTTGATCTGCTCACTAACTGGGCAATGCTGAAATACAATGCTATGATCGGTGATATACAGGATGAGCAGAGGTCACTTGAGGAAGGTTCGTACAGTATGCTCCGGCAGACAGATGCAAAAGCTGCTGAATTCCTAAACAAAGGAGATTATAATGGTGCAAAAGCAGTTATGACCAATTTCACAGTTCAGAGAGGCGATGAGATCATTAATGAATGGAAGGCACTCACCGGCACTTTGATTGTGAAGTATTCAAACGGACTTGTGACAGATCCGGTAACAGAAGAAGTGACTGAGAGTGGTTATCCTGACTGGTGGTATGATGATACAGATTACCAGTATGGGCCAAGGGTCTATCAGCTTGATGAACTGAGGGAAACTCCGGGGCTCAACTACACGGGAAAGATTGTTTCTGTGCCAAAGGATGCCTCATTTGAGGAGATTAAAGAGGTAATTTAATCTTCCTGTTTTTTTGACAGTAAAAATCTGAATTCATTTTTTTCAGACAAACAAATAAGTTTAAGCTTTCCCGGATGAAATCATTTCAAAGCAGATTGAAATGGATTTGTGATTTATTATGGAAATGGAATTAATATACATACTTGCACTTCTCTTCACCGGAATTATAGTCGGATTTGCCGGCGGGCTATTGGGAGTCGGCGGATGCTTCATTATGATCCCGGTGCAGTACTGGGTGCTTACATCAATGGGCTATGACCCTCAGATCTCAATACTTGTGGCATTCGGGACAAATCTTGCAGTCGTTTTGCCGACTGCACTTTCCGGAGCATACGGACATAACAAAAAAGGTGCTGTTATGTGGAATGCCGCAGTCACAATGGGTATTGCCGGATTTTTTGGTGCAATAATCGGGGGGTATATCGCAACCCTGATTCCGGGCGACTACCTGAAAGTTATCTTTGGTGTTGTAATACTTCTCAGTGCTGTAAGAATGCTCACCGCAAAACCGCCAAAGCTAGATAAAAGTCCGGTGAATGACACTCTTACATTTCTGCTGTGGGGAATTCCAATCGGGCTTTTGTCCGGAATTATCGGCATAGGCGGAGGTGTTGTGCTTATTCCTGTAATGGTGCTTGCCCTTCACTTTAAGATGCACAGTGCTGTCGGGACATCCACAGCTCTCATGGCATTTACCGCACTTGGCGGAACGATTGCATATGTTATAAACGGATTTGGAGTTATTGGGCTTCCGGAATATTCCTTAGGTTATCTAAATCTTCTGCAATGGATTCTGCTTGCAGTTCCCAGTGTTATTATGGCACAGGTGGGTGTCCGGGTTGCACATAAACTGCCTGCAAAGCAGCTTAAATATGTATTTATAGCTGTGATGATCTATATGGGGCTTAAAATGGCCGGAGTCTTCACATTTCTGGGACTTCCGTTATAATGTGAACTACCTCTGGGCTAAAGACCCAGAGGCTTCCTGCTTCATACCCCAAACCATTGTTCGTAAGTCCACAGGCCCTTCCCCTTGTTCCAAGGGTGCAAAGATATTATATTCCAATTAGATTCTGTCTATCTAAAGCAAACTTCTTGATATTTATTGCGGCATTAATATCCCGGTCATGATGTATCCCACAATCCGGACAAATCCAGTCTCTATCAGATAAAGTCAAATCACGGTTGTAATACCCACATTCACTACAGATTTTTGTAGATGGTTCAAATTGTCCAATCCGTAAGATAGTTTTACCTTGTTTTTGTGCTTTATATTCCAATTGAGTAACAAATGAACTCCATGATGCATCAGCAATATGTTGTGCCAATTTATGATTTTTTAGCATCCCTTCAACATTCAAAGTTTCCAGTGCAATTGCCTGGTTCTCGCATACTAATCTAACCTAAGTTTGACACTTGAGCCAAATAAATTTTGATGGTATCACCTATCTCAATCAAAATTTTTCCAAATTATTGTCAGAAGATCCTATTTGACAGTTAAGGATTT
This window harbors:
- a CDS encoding dipeptidase, with product MQDFKGAGKLKALIPAALMVSLLILIFIPGIVSACTIIGITPGASEDGSVYAGHTNDGIGKDWRNIYDVVVTYIPPADHKSGSERPVFFAPNSGSDAVDGGRKDNLTKMTVLGYIDEVPHTYGYYTSSYGMINEKNLMSAECTDHVKYEPDAEINKRIFYSSDLSNVALERCTNARDAVLLVGDLIDSYGYYGTGETLLFADSKEVWVIEMCGNPVGDTGGLWVAKKVTDGEIFIAGNEFRIREVKSGTPDMYYSENLFDATKEAGWWDPSEGTFDWLKAVSYGEYAHPYYSLMRVWRLTDKLAPSLNLSPYVENSYTKAYPFSFKPDEKVDFETALNIFRDHYEGTEFDLTKGKAAGPFGNPYRYVGPVDSHRAFQNETSMEIRPGANVRPVSAIFCSFSYIAQIRTNLPDETAGILWFGPAVPSETVYAPIYANSGNVSPSYSEGSRMNYNYDMAYWTFDLLTNWAMLKYNAMIGDIQDEQRSLEEGSYSMLRQTDAKAAEFLNKGDYNGAKAVMTNFTVQRGDEIINEWKALTGTLIVKYSNGLVTDPVTEEVTESGYPDWWYDDTDYQYGPRVYQLDELRETPGLNYTGKIVSVPKDASFEEIKEVI
- a CDS encoding anthranilate synthase component II, which codes for MKVLVIDCYDSFTYNLCQQIGKSGCEITVVKNDEPEDTILNDNYDRIVLSPGPGTPEKSGLCLKALNNISKTVPTLGICLGHQAICTIFGGRVLRTTPYHGKVSGINHDGESIFEGMKNGFSATRYHSLAAEKTSLPDCLRVTALSADDRCIMGVRHRNYPIEGVQFHPESILTEDGDRLIENFLRYGVRQ
- a CDS encoding dipeptidase, which encodes MQDFKSWTDAGLAERLNSKIPAVILASLLLLLFIPGTVSACTIFGITPGASEDGSVYAGHTNDGVGKDWRNIDDVTLTYIPPADHKPGDKRPVFFDPNSGSDAAGGKESPDKMTVIGYIDQVPHTYGYYTSSYGMINEKNLMSAECTDYAKFEPNAEEGKRIFYSSGLSNVALERCTNARDAVLLVGELIDNYGYYGTGETLIFADSEEVWVIEMCGNPVDETGGLWVAKKVPNGEIFVAGNEFRIREVETGTSDMYYSENLFKAAEKAGWWSPADGTLDWLSTVSYGEYAHPYYSLMRVWRLEDKLAPSLNLSPYVENSYTKAYPFSVKPDEKVDFETALNMFRDHYEGTEFDLRDGKASGPFENPYRYLGPMDAHTNFQNESYLDVRAGANVRPISAIFCAYSYVAQVRSGLPDETAGVLWFGPAVAYETVYAPFYANSESVSDRYSKGSRLKYNYNTAYWTFDLLTNWAMLKYDAMIDDIQTEQKKLETESYDLLMDTDKKAGECLSAGDEAGAKALMTNFTLGRGDEIINDWKALTATLIVKYSNGLVTDPVTEEVTEGGYPDWWYDDTDYQYGPRVYQLDELRNTPGLNYTGKIVSVSKDASFEEIKEVIQ
- the trpB gene encoding tryptophan synthase subunit beta encodes the protein MAKAGYYGSYGGRFVPETLMEALYELEKSYQAICGEESFRRELDFYLKEYAGRETPLTFCRNMSEDLGCRIYLKREDLMHGGAHKLNNTLGQAILAKHMGKKRLIAETGAGQHGVATAIAGAVTGLPVEVYMGSTDCERQKLNVFRMELMGAKVHPVESGTATLKDATNEALREYAASSADTHYLIGSVVGPHPFPEIVRDFQSVIGTETKEQILKAEGRLPDEAIACVGGGSNAIGLFHPFLKNDVRLTGVEAGGRGDAPGDNGASVRFGRPGVLHGALSYLIQDECGQIGTTHSISAGLDYPGVGPEHSMLNDSGRVSYGIAYDDEVINAFRYLSVKEGIIPALESAHAIAYAINNADRFDRDDIVVICLSGRGDKDVATVSSIMADEKTEALKER
- a CDS encoding sulfite exporter TauE/SafE family protein, coding for MEMELIYILALLFTGIIVGFAGGLLGVGGCFIMIPVQYWVLTSMGYDPQISILVAFGTNLAVVLPTALSGAYGHNKKGAVMWNAAVTMGIAGFFGAIIGGYIATLIPGDYLKVIFGVVILLSAVRMLTAKPPKLDKSPVNDTLTFLLWGIPIGLLSGIIGIGGGVVLIPVMVLALHFKMHSAVGTSTALMAFTALGGTIAYVINGFGVIGLPEYSLGYLNLLQWILLAVPSVIMAQVGVRVAHKLPAKQLKYVFIAVMIYMGLKMAGVFTFLGLPL
- a CDS encoding transposase, producing the protein MNVEGMLKNHKLAQHIADASWSSFVTQLEYKAQKQGKTILRIGQFEPSTKICSECGYYNRDLTLSDRDWICPDCGIHHDRDINAAINIKKFALDRQNLIGI
- a CDS encoding indole-3-glycerol phosphate synthase TrpC translates to MNTDINGFLSEIVRLKEAEAAGIDMPYEFMMPDYKVKSLSGAVLNQNRNAVIAEIKFRSPSGGEIAPSSDQKDIADEYIRGGCTAISVLTDEKFFGGKKEYLTEISRISTVPLLRKDFIVDEKQLYETKIIGADAVLLIAKILGGKLPEFKETASALSLESLIEVRTEEEADLAISCGAEIIGINNRDLTDMKINLNKTAELSAYIRDEYEEAVIISESGYNFPKDLAAMKGYCNGFLIGSSLMKAKNRREAVEGFVCV
- a CDS encoding anthranilate synthase component I family protein, whose product is MVTASITKNKDKHGKEIKKPQIIPVSLKLTGKKANCYSPEEIFRTFKDSAPFMLESACGEEKKAKYSLIGLNPVLRVKAENCNRMVISGDKKYTDALMPLFSGRIISKSSDSTEADEGRDNRCSIPDNFEIITVPEPEPVAGIHQIMDFFDYRGEEIPGYQGGLTGYFSYDLVYSLFETVSTDKTDLNSPLADFIMTSEYILFDHPAEDLYIFSLSLAAENTDAETATKEAGLRVQEIYNRIYSHADNEVIKPGDITDRKSSDKKRDPDKEIIPDVNYSENIPKEEFEDLVRKTKEYIFAGDIFQGVISKKNSCRYEGDPFSIYSALRRINPGPYMYYIDYGDRQVIGSSPEMLVKVEDNRVTTVPIAGTGIRGKNPKEDKILENELLSDEKERAEHLMLVDLARNDIGRISRYGSVSVDDFMKIEKFSHVQHIVSTVSGELKNGLNAADAFKSVFPAGTLTGAPKVRAMQIIDELESERRGLYGGAVGHIGFNGRTDFAIAIRTLLLEEGSLTFQAGAGIVADSDPKAEYMEAEKKALAVAKAITLADEVKSA
- a CDS encoding phosphoribosylanthranilate isomerase, with translation MRIKICGITTVRDAVIAESLGADAIGVVVCSESQRNVTLKRAREIFSALKPTTEKILVTNTKSYPELELMMAQRPDAVQITHPFEFRKRPPVRIIRAVKPGMKELSGDCDAFIIDGSMGKGMVFDRNFASGFINRTEKPVFLAGGLSPENVGEAVRMMNPYGVDVSSGVEKSPGIKDRKKMSEFIRICREA
- the trpD gene encoding anthranilate phosphoribosyltransferase, whose protein sequence is MITESLFKAVNRETLTVTEAESAMDAIISGRTTDAQIGAFIAAMMTKGTTSGEIAAFASAMMRASVQVRPEVSGMLVDTCGTGGDGLNTFNISTASAIVTAGAGIPVVKHGNRSVSSRCGSADVLEELGVNIDAAPDAVKLSIEENGIGFLYAKNHHPAMRYAGRAREEIGIRSFFNILGPVSNPASADARLLGIYDPELTETIADVLRIMGVRNAMVVHGCGLDEITTTGETKISMFRGRGETETFYLTPEEFGIQRAELSDISGGDAGRNAEIIRDILNGRRSACRDIVLMNSAAAIYISGNAGSIHDGIGMAEMSIDSGNAAEKLSRLIKATGGEELL